DNA sequence from the Larus michahellis chromosome Z, bLarMic1.1, whole genome shotgun sequence genome:
gcattactTTTGTGACTGTAATGTTGTTACACCCTATTATGGAAAGAGTGCGGttaggcaaaagggaaaaaaaatctcatattttttttagattaaacaCACACGCTTTCCTtacccctctccagccccttcagaaacagattttcagcAAATTTCAGTGACTATTTTAGACCTAACCGGCATTTTAGAAGAACTCGGTCTACCCGATGAAaagctcggggtgggggggagaaaaaaggaagaacagaaaagaaaaaaaaataaaagcaaagcaaaaggaaaaaaaaaagagcagtattTACAGCAAGTGtggaaatagagaggaaaaaaaaaagccacactgcCTCATCAATGAGAGTGTCTTGTCCTTGCTACACCTAATTTACTTCGAGATAATCAGCACCTTCGTATTTATGTTTCGTACTCGAGATTCGTGCATTTCAGGTCAGCCAGAGTTTatagtttctttttcccccatttagTATAAGATGTAGAAATTCGGCCTACTAGAAATACAAAAACCCCATTGGATTTGAAGGTAGCAAGGAATACTGGGTattgtttctgatttttatacatatatatataaacacaagtgtatgtatgtgtgtatctCCCCACAATTGATATTCGAAAGGCACTGAAAGTGATCCAACCAGAGACTAGTGCAGGCAAACTGTGAATTTCTTTATCTCCACACCTCGAGTCCTATAGTTGAAGGGTTAATTTTTTTTacgtatatttatatatacacaaaaatatataatctctatttttgtaggtattttcaggcaaatatttctatttccttctcttctacaTCTGTCCTTCTCCAGTCTGTGCTCTGGATAGAGGAGGTTGTGGAACCCTCTAATGACCTTCTACGAGAATTTTGTGGAACAATGCTCGAATACCCATCAAAATTAATATtcgctttatttttcattaaatgtttaaTTATGTGTAATTATCGAGGCCTAAGCCGCGCCGTGCAGATCCACAACAATACGATTTTGCATTGTGCAATCAGGAAAAAGTCTCTAAAAATGCCTCTCATGCTCCTTTACACGTGTGTATTTTAATTACTCTTTCTGACTCTGCTCGGCTGCTCTGACCCTTATTGCGCATATTTATATAACAGTAAGGGAAGGCAAAACAGGCCACTGTATTTCGGTGTCATTTACAACAGTGGAAAGCAATACACACGAAACAGTGGCCATTTTCTCTCTTCAGAGCATTATGTTCCTTGTTCGCAAGGAACCGTCTGCAAATGTTGATAGGGGCTGGTGGgtttatttcttctaaattagcccgggagaaaaagaaatgaaaaacttctccgggggaggggggggggggacggacgcgGAGAGAGCAAAGGCAGAAATAAGTCACAGTAACTTTTCAAGAACCTGTCGTTTTCTATTGCGttaaaaaaaatagggaaaaaataacaaaaataacccCCACGCCTGTGCAAACCTCACGTGTTCCCGGTGCAATCTGAGCATGTGGCGCGGAGGGGGCTCCGCGGCGCTGCACGGACGCGGCCGGGCCAccgcgggcagcggcgggcaCCCGATACTCCGCGGGGCGACCACtgccgccaccgcctcccgctCCCGGCCCCCGACCTCCGCCgcactccccccgcccccccccaaccccagagCAGCCCCGGTCCCCGGTGTGGGGGCCCTCCCtacctgggccgggggctcccgCGGCGCCTCCGCCGCAggaccagcagcagagccaggcgcggcggcggccgccggcccaGCGCCccgaggaggcggcggaggaTGCGCCAGCCCAgcgcccgggcccgccgccggcTGCGGGAGCGCCCGAAGCGGACGGTGCACCTTATCCGGGGGGGCATGGGTGCGGGGGAGCCCTCGGTGTGCCGAGGTAGAAATACCTCCCCGGCAGGGCCCCACCGGTGAATCGGCCCCCTCACCCTCCATTCAttggagaggatttttttctttttttttttcttcttcttttttttggtttgttttttttttttgttgttttccgtTTGACTAATTTCTACTCCCCATTTCgcctcacctccctccctccccccccttcttctcccccctcctcctctgcccttaaACGCCTCCCATGATGATGGCTCCCGCCTCGAAAGCGGGCGAAGGaggacggggcggcgggggatggggacgggggaggccgccggctcctctcccctcccaccggGTGGCCCCGAGGAGCACCACCACCAAACGGGCGTGAAGGGCGGCCAATCGCAGGGCGCTCCCCTGCTTTCAAATAAAGCCTTGACGACATGTccttgccctcccccccccagggctgtcccctccAAACACGCCGCCTCCCGCTCcggttggggggtgtgtgtgtgtgttattttgttgttggtcttttttttttcttgttgttccgTTGGTTTTGGACGCCGCTCCCTTCGGAAGGCCCTCGGCGGGGCGAGGGCTACGGCAGCCCGGCGCACCGCGACCCCTGCCCGTCCCCCCGGGGGCGGCGTTGGTACCCTGTAGGGGAGGCGGCTAGCGGATCCCTGCCGCTTTAAAAGCGCAGGCCAGTATTGGCCCGGGCGAGCAGCTATTTCCTTGTCACATGGTCATTTGAACGCGACGCGGGGCCGTTGCGTAGcggagcgaaaaaaaaaaaaaaaaagcggatcTCGTCTCCCCCCGCCGGTAACCGAAACGGGTAATTAACTCTTTCTTATCCCCCGACCCTCTCCCCGGCCGTGCTCCGAGTTGCCGGACCGCTTTGTTTTCCGTTTGAAGGGTGAGATTTTGgagcgggggggtgtgggggggaagcagcagagaagtgCTGAAAAGCCCGGAGCAACCTGCCggcgccccctcccccgccccgccgggccgtcTCTGGCTCCCTCCCGGCCGGAGGGGCTCCGAGCCCCCCGACAGACGGTGCTGAGTGAGGCCCGCCGCCCGGCAGAGCATCTCTGTGTGGCGGGGGGAGTGGGGGTCCCGCTTCCCCCCACCTTGTCCTCCCCACCTCGCCGGGAGCCCCTCTGTCGGCGCACCCCCCCTCCCAGGCTGCGGGGTACCTCCGTGCGAGGCGCGGGGAAGAGTGATGGGCAGGGAAGGTGTCAGTCCTGCGGGTgcatcttctccctcccccgGTGCGGCGGGGCCCGGCACGGCCCGGCACGGCTGGGCGCGGAACCGGGGATGCGCAGGGACtgcaaggagccggcagggaaggCTCCGGGGGTGGGTGGCGGGGAGTCCCGGGGCGGGCTGGTGAATATATGCTTatgcaacaccccccccccgtaACAAACACCTCCTTCTCTCGGCTGGACAAACAGTAGTAACGCCGATGTCGATAGAAGTTTCCTTCTTCTGCCTGGGCACAGAGTAAAACCCTAACAGCGGCGCTAATGAAGAAGAGCCTGTCATGTTTTCTCCTGGACTGAGTCCGATTTCAAGCCTGGGAAATGAGTGAGTGAAAACAGCCATTTCGAAATTAAAACAGTTCTTCGAGggatgctttatttatttatttatttatttatttttatccaccccaccctccccagctcctcttcctttcctttccccctcccgtGGCGACTCGTCCGCCACAGGCAAGGCAAAAGAGAGCGAAATGAACGCCTGCCCCGGTGTACGGTGCAGGTGCCGGGGAGGCGGTGGGAGGATGAGCTGACAGTTGTGGCAATAGAAACCAAATACCCACCAACGCTGAATGCATGGCCGAGCCGGGCCACAGGAGCATCTCGCCGTGCCCAGGGCGCCCAGgtcgtgtatgtgtgtgtgcgcacgtccTCAATTACAGCTAcgatattaaaaatgaaaagcgcGAGTTGTCTGCCACGTTAAACTTTAACGCTTTTCGGGCTTTCTCGAAATGTGtattgctgctcctgctgctgcttgctgctaACAATCACTATTTTTCTTCCCAGGGAGGACTCCAAGACCTGGAGCCGATGCCGCTGCCGGAAGGAAAGGTGCCGGTGGAAGCTTCCGCAGCCGAGCGGGATGGTGCCGGGGACCCCCACTCTCCCGTGGGGTGAGTACCCCCCGCCATGGGCCTGGCCCGGGCAGAGGCTCCGCACCTGCGGCGTCAGGCACATTTATATAGCCATTCGGCATTTAGCCCTGCTGGGTTTTGAGGGCATATTCTGTTCTTTTGGTGCGGCCAGCCTAGAAAAGTCTGTTATTTCCCTGCCGGTTTTATGCGTTGTTATTATTGCTGTTAGCAGTGCTGTTTGTTAGCAGTGCTGTTTGTTAGCATTATTGCTGTTATTATAGTTGTTAGTATTTTTGTTATTAcagttgttattattgttgtttcaTAAGCCGTAAGGGAGAtactaaaaattttaaatagaattcCAGTTCGTGGAGAAAccgactttttaaaaataagaatactgGTCTAACTAGGGTTGGAAGTGTGGATTATTAGACCCTTACTTTTCTGTAAAGAGAGTGGTCAGGTTCTAGCCTTGCCCTATCTCTATGTCTGGTCCTGGCTCCATGCCAGTTCCATCAGGCATAGGATGCAGGCTCTTGACTGCTGTTGTTCCCAGTGCTGTCCTTGGCTATCTTATGGCTATCCTGTGCGCTAAGACAGAATACGGCACAATTTCATAAGGTGTTATGACCGCACATtctaattttatgtattttctactTAAagatatgtataaaatatatattctaggCGTTCTTATAATAAACAAGCATGAACATAGACTAAATATAATGTGAGGCTTTGTAcatattttatatgcatataaTGTAGTTATAATTAAACAtaagcatataaaaataattcataagcAAATACGTAGGCTTTATACATAATCATAATGTTTTTATATGTACGCatattatacatattttaatataggTGTTACATAGATGTTTAACGCACATAAACGGCATAACTACATATTAATAGCGTGCCAACTTATGCAAAGTAATTATAAAGCACGCTTTGTATGAAACTGTGTTGTGATAAATTACGTCATCCAATAGGTTATATAAAagcatatatattatttttaatgcctaTGTATGAAATAACTAGGAGTTGGACACTCGGTAGGAATGCAACACGAAGAGAACCTTTTTCTCCCCTGTAATTGTCTAGAGGCAGCTCTGCAGCGCGCCCAGGATTCGCTCTGGGGAAGTGTACGAGCGTTCTCCCGCTGCCCCGCCatccttccccttctctgtccTCAACGGGCGGGACGAGCGAGCACTGCCCGGCGTAGGGTCCGAGAGGGAGGCAAGGTCTCCCAGCTTCCCCGCGCCGGGGCGGCCAGTGAAAGATGGATCATCACCTCCCAGGTAATTAATCTACCCTCCGCCCccgctcctcctccagcagcacggTCGTTACAGCCACTTCTTATTACAGCGGCTTGTTTGCTTCTTTACCAAACGCACCACCCTTCCAGCAGCTTGGGGAACCCTGGGGCCAAGCTCGGACGTACGGTTTTTACTTTTTTAGTTCCACGCCGCCTTCGTTTTGCAACCGTCATGATTTCTTCAAAATCCTGTTAAACTCGCAGTAACTCAGGGAAGGTCACCTGCAAGTTGGTAAAACACCTATCACTTCAAGCGAGGGCGGTATCGGGCTTGCAGAGACACAATTCgctctttattttctccttccaggTCCCATGTTTACAACATTCATGAGAAGAACCACGGATGCGCCCCGGGCCCATGCACAGACATGCACAGCACCGTACGTAGTTGTACGAAGGTATTTGCCAAAGCCGCAATGGCATCAGGAAGCCTCAATTCCCCGCTGTCCCGGCCGGTGTTGCTAGGGTGAGGCAGAGATCGGCTCCGGCGCCCCTTGAGTCCGATCTAGCCGGAGCCTCCAACCAAATGGGGGACAGCCGGCTCGGCACCGGGAGAGCCCGGAGCCTCCTCCGTCCCCTTCAgacggggagggctgggaagcgCGAGCGGGGGGACCCGGGGAGGAGGGTAAACAGAAAGCCCAGACGCCGTCCTGTCAAAACACGAagggtttatttgtttattgtgcCATTTCTGCGCGGGGGttttccttcatatttatttctcttcacagTGTTTGGACTCtcgtgtggaaaaaaaaaaacaaaacggggGGGTGGAAGTGGGACAGAACGTGGAGGGGCGTGCAATTTCAAGTGCAGGATAACATACAGAAACGTGCAAAATACAGCGTACAAAACCATGCGTATCCCACCGGTCCTTCATGCATCCGAGCAGGGAGAGGCGACCCCGGGGACTATTCACAACACGTGAGTGCTGCTCGACTTCGCGTCTACCGAGGCAATAAattaggggaggggggcggccCCGGAGGAGGCTAGGCGCGGGGCGGCGGATGTCGCAGGTACCGGGCCACCGGTCCGTGCGGGCCCCCCGACGCCACGTCGAGGGGGAGGCGGCCGCGGCCGTCGGGCAGGTCGAGGCGGGCCCCGGCGCGGTGCAGGGCCGCCAGCGTCTCCAGGAAGCCGGCGCGGGCCGCGTCGTGGGCCGGGAGGCAGCCGGTGCGCGGGTCGGGGCGGTTGGGGTCGCCTCcgcgctgcagcagcagctcggcCACCCGCGGGCTGCCCAGCATCATCACCTGCGGGGAGAGACAGCGTCAGCGCCGCCCAAGCACCGCCCGGGATCTCTCGTTCGGCCCTGCGGGAGCGGGGGATCGCCCGCggaaaggagaggaggtgggtCAGAGGGGTGCGGGACCCCCGTCGGGAACGGGGGAGTGCGGGACTGGACCGCGCCGGAGCTGCTCCGCGACAGAAGCCGGCAGCGGGGCAGAGGGACCGGGGGAAGGGGCTCGCCCTTCTCCCGCCGCACCCCCGCGCAGGAGCCGAGGGCAAGTCCCGGGCCGCTTTGCAACGGCCAGCGCGGAGCCGTGCCGGTGGAGCGGCTCCCGGGGGGCTGCCGCCGTCCCGCTCTCACCGGGGACGCTTTTCCAGGGGGTCCTTAACAAAGGGACGCTCGTGTGCACGGAAACTACCCTCCCCACAGTGCGGCGCCCGCGCTTCCCTTGCCCCCCGGAGAGACTGAAAAACGCACTTTTAGCCCGACTTCCCTGCACAGTGCAGCACTAAAATGCCCGGGAGCCCTCCCCCTTCGGCTCGCCGTTTTCTAACCTGCGTTCCCCCCCGCGCACCCGGCAGTGCGTTCAGCGCATGGGCTAAATCCCTGCTGCGCCAAGGTgcgcaggaaaaaaaacatgtcGGAGGACGGCAACAGATACGTGTTTCGAGTGAAATGCAACACCGACATTTTGTAGGAGAGAGTTTCGGAAGGACTGGCCTTAAAACTTAAATATAGCTTCTCAGATTATTCCAGTTTCGTTTTATTTCGAAAATCTAAGAAGAAGCTGGCTATAACTACCTCGGAAATTACTCGGCTTTATAAATCTAGTACGTACGACTCCACCGGGCACTACATCTATCTACCACTTCACGCGACTGTAAAATGTGGGCGGACTGAGCCCCAGGGGGACTTCTAGCTCTGTACCTGCAGGGTCTGCTGGGCAAGGCTACCGCACGCGGATTATTTCCACTCGTAAGGGTCAGTGAATATGTCGTGAGAATCGGGGAATATACTTTTTTCATGGGAAAGGAAAGGACAAATAGTAATAGACGTAGACAGAAGAAGACGAGGCACGACGAAAGGGTAATTCTTGCTGAAAAGGCGACTCCTTACTTTTTATTGCACGTTTATTGCGAGATGAGCATTAAAGTTCTCGGTTTTGAGTCATCCTATCTCAGTTGGTTAAAATAAAGTCAAGGGTTGCTAAGACTAAAACCTCTCTGTTGCGGCCGTCGCAGACTTTCTCCTTTCCAGAAAGGCGACAGGAACCGCCGCTCAAGCAACAGCCGAGCCCAGCCGTCGGGGGGCGGCCGTCGCCGGAGGctgccccggcgctgccgccgccgctcctcggACGCGGAGGGGCCGCtgcccccccaccgccgcccgcACCCCCCTCCCGGACCTCCCTACCTGGATGGGGGTCCGGCCGTAGGAGTTGACGGCGTTGGGGTCCGCCCCGCCGTCCAGCAGCTCCCTCAGGCGCTGCAGGTCGCCGCGGGCGGCGGCGTTGGCCAGCTCGTCCGCCGCCGtgctgcccgcccgccgcgccatgccccggcccgccccggcctcaCGCACGCCGGCGGCCGGGCTCCGCGGAGCGCTGCAGCcgctgctcggggctgggggcgATGGCGGCCCGCGCGGGGGGCCCGGCCCATGGGagcgcccggcgccgccgctccgcgcACCCGGCAGCCCGGGGCAGCgcgacccggcccggccccggccccggcccggagGTCGCTGCGCggtgccgccgccggggccgcctccgCCTGCCGAGGACGCGGCGGAGCCTCCCGccgctttttttctccccacagccggtgccgctccgccccggcccgccccggcccggccccgcgggacCCGTCTCGTCCCTGAGCCCGTGTCACCGTCACCGCGGCGGAGCGGAGCCCAGGGGCCGGCCCCCGACCTTgccccggcggggcggagcgCCCTGCGCTGCCCTCGCAGGGCCGGGAGGGCCGGGCTCCCGGGCGGGCGTCGGGGCGGTCTctccattttatgtttttttttttttactttttttttttttttaataaaaaaagaagcaccGGGTCAAGACTTTGAACCTTTCCTCCAAACAAAGGCGGCGCAGGACGGGCGAGGTCTCCTTCGGCATGACAAGGCGCTGGCGGGGACCCAGCGCCGGGgaagagcggcggcggggggggcggtgggaagcggcggggcggggcggggcggggcggggcggggcgggggggcgcggggcggtggCAGCACCACGGACAGctcctcccccccgccgctgcgGGCCCGCGCCCGGCCGCCCCTCGCGTCGACCACCGGCTTTTGTCATCCACCGCTcccgcggggccgcgggggggaaCCCCCTGGGTGACAGGAAAAATATCCTCTGCGGAACCCACCGAGTCACCCACCAAGCGCGGAGCTAAAGGTTTTTTGGGCCGTGCCGGCGCACGGTGCTGTGCGGGGGGACAGAGGAAGTAAGAATTGTTCATTCAGAGCTCCtcgctttttttcttcattcaggtAGGCTGCACAACGCTGCTTCTTGAGGCTCACAAGCGCCCTTGCTTCTTTCACTGTGAAGTGTCATGGAAGTGACCTGTTTCCTCACTGTAGCACATGGACACAACCTTTGATACATGGGATCTATGAGATACATGGGATCTTTTGCTCATTCTCTTGGGAAGTCTGCAATCATAATCCTACTCCATATCGCCAATTGTCTTCTTTTTAATCGTTTGCCAACCATGCTGCCAACTTGTTTACCCACATCTTTAACTGAAACAATTAGCACATATtatcaaaacaacaaaattactttcttggcCTAACACTTTAGAAAGGCACAGCTATACTAGCAAGAAAGCTCCCTGTTTTCAGTACCAAATGGTGCAGGCAATTTCCACCAGCAGCAAACAGAAGAATGCTAACTGGTATGGCCAATGAAGGCTGTCCATGTGAAGGTTaaatttgtggttttatttgcaATGCTTGCCATGTTCTTATAATCAAATTACCCTAGTGACACATTCCACTTCTTCGCTCACACTGGCCACCATTTCCGTGATCAGATATGTAGAAATGAGTGGAGTTCCACTCCTGATAAAGAGCTTCTTGATATAAATAGTTGCTTCTGGTTAAATAATTGAGCATTTATACACAATATGGTGATTTCCTAGTGTTCtgtatgttttggtttgtttttatttttttttccttttatttcctctttctttactAATGAATTTGTGATTCAAGCACCGTGTGccatgaaaataagaaaataaacatctttcAGACCTCTatagtaaagaaaaaggaaacaagaagaaGAGCTAAATCTACATACACTGGTAAGTAGACCACTGTACAGCGGAAACACCCAAGCGGTGAAAGCTATATGTAAAAAGAGTGCAAGCTAATTTTGACAGAATCTGGAGTAAATACCAATGTTGCAGAATCAGTTCATCAGAGTTCAGCATTCGTACTGCTCCTGACTGTCAGCTACAGGACAGCCACGCACTAGTGATAGAAAGATGGTTCTGACAGGGCTTTGGCAAGCATATAGCCATAAGGTAAACAAAACCAGTCCATATCTACTGACATATTGTTAAAGTTTTAAGCAGGGCATGTTATTTTAACAAtcaaaaagcatgaaaatcaTGTCTAAAGAAAGGCAGGCTTTCTACTTATTTGTTTAACTGATTTGTTACTCCAAGGCTATGTGGTAAATAGGATTCCTTCACACTGCTTTCAGAAGAGGCTGGCGTTTCTTAACAAACCTCAAGAAGTAACACTGTGAAACATACATGAATGACAAAGTGAGGAGTCCGTGCTGGTTTTTCCTGCACTTCAGAAAAAACCACACCATGCTATTAGGGAAAAGACAACTGCCTTCAAAAAGACTGTCTTTACAAATTCATAAATGTTTATTCTCCTGACCAAGAACTGAAAACCTACCCATGGAGAAAATAAGGTACTTCAGTTGCAAACTACTTGCTTTGGAGCTTGGGATCTCagacagtggtttttttttttttgctctgcagtTCCTGGCTGAAGGACAGTTTCAGTGTCCAGTTGAAGGTAGCTTTAAAGAAGCTGTTACACAGTTGGAAGTGGCTTCTTCCCATTTCAAAGTTAATCGTGCAAGGGTAAGTTGTGCAATCATGACCTTAAAGCAGTCATTTAGGGAGGCATCACGCCTTTCATAACTGCATCACCAATGTGTGCTGCAGGCATATTAAATGTGCATATAGACATTGACAAAATGcc
Encoded proteins:
- the LOC141736392 gene encoding uncharacterized protein LOC141736392 encodes the protein MERPPRRPPGSPALPALRGQRRALRPAGARSGAGPWAPLRRGDGDTGSGTRRVPRGRAGAGRGGAAPAVGRKKAAGGSAASSAGGGGPGGGTAQRPPGRGRGRAGSRCPGLPGARSGGAGRSHGPGPPRGPPSPPAPSSGCSAPRSPAAGVREAGAGRGMARRAGSTAADELANAAARGDLQRLRELLDGGADPNAVNSYGRTPIQVMMLGSPRVAELLLQRGGDPNRPDPRTGCLPAHDAARAGFLETLAALHRAGARLDLPDGRGRLPLDVASGGPHGPVARYLRHPPPRA